The following DNA comes from Centropristis striata isolate RG_2023a ecotype Rhode Island chromosome 3, C.striata_1.0, whole genome shotgun sequence.
agttatttcacactttttttgttaagtacataattccatatgtgttcattcatagttttgatgcgttcagtgagaatctacaatgtaaatagtcatgaaaataaagaaaaacgcattgaatgagatgggtatGTCCAaatttttggcctgtactgtatttgtttAAGGATGGCTGGTTTGAATCAGGCTTGCAGCTCTTCTATTTGAGGTTTGCATGTtcccctgtgtcagcgtggttTCTCTCCGGGTCTTTGGGCTTTCTGCCACAGACCAAAAAGGCGcagtttaggtttaattggtgattctaaattgcccataggagtgaatgagagcgcaAATGGATGTCtgtatctatgtgtctgccctgtgaaagtctggcgacctgtccagagAGTACCCCACTCtctcccaatgtcagctgggatcagctccagcccccgcgaccctAGTTCATATAATTGGTTAAGgacaatggatggatggaatatatcgttagcctcatagcataattgcctaagtcattttttggccaaattgtgatatctgcctaactttactacatacaaaccaaactacattatttctaTGTAAGAGAAAAtttgccttagtcagggcatattctgcctaagtcacttttatctgttatgaaatcgatgtgtttcattttttatgcaaacttgttcacacttctatttgaacttactgttacaatatcaattaagaatgccaatgggcttactaaaaattgtgttttttcttgtttcccgaaaacgttcaaatatgacttaggcaaatatgctatgaggctaacgatataccTTTGAGACTAATGATGTGTAGGCATTGACCTCAAGTGGTTAAGGCCAGGATAGCATTTGCAGATTTGTGACTGTGCCATAACAAGGCAGAAgacccagaaacactgaccagTCAGAGCAGTCAAGATTTTTTTGAAACAGAGGCTTCGATCGACAGGCACTACAATGGATCATTTCAGACAGAAAgtgaatacatttatatttagacaGACACTATGAGACacagtttttttcctccaaaattaaacatgttgtagtagaaacccaaaagaTACAAGTAAGAACCTGAAAAGGAGcacaatatgtcccctttaaaccAAGAATTGTGTTTTTACAGCAGAATCAATGCTAAATAGAAAGGGAGGTTATTGTTTTTTGAAGTATTgttaaaaagcattttattaataataaaatataattctgCCTTTTGTAGATAATCTTAAGCATTTGACTTTGATGTATACCTTCAaacactgtatataaataagaatAGAAGTGACAAgaatacatttaacatttttaataaaacaccCAGGGAGGCTGACCATGTACATAGAACAAACACTGGAACTTAGGTTGAAGTGATTCTGTTGTTGCTAGTGACAACAGTGAGAAAACAATCATctcatttttcacaaaaaacatcataaaaacgAGCTCGGACGGAGCTCTTTTTGCAGCATTCTGTAACTGCTGGTGCTCCAACGCATTGTACCCTTTAATCAACGCTGAACACATTTCACAAATTTCAGGACACAGCTACTGACATCACAGGGTAAGTTCAGGTTGAAGGCCTTAACATCAGAAAACATAAACAAGGTATCATTAAATAATGACTTATGGACTTTAaaaactatgtttgtcttatttaaaaaagtgaccAAGTGCCAGCTGGTAGTCCACCTCAAGTTCCTCCATCTGAATCTGTGGTGCCTTGcaaacaaacattcaaataacTTAACATCTCTGCACAGTTAACGTACTGACCTAAAGCATGACAGTTGcctttgaaatgtaaatatccTCCGATAGGCTCCAGTATAAGGAAGAAGGCCTGATGAATAGAACACATTCAACCATTTTCTCTTACACATTCTTTGCACCTCCAAAAACATGAAACCGTGTAGTACCGTTGACCGTAAAcaaaagttttacatttaaaaagtgaacATTTCTCATGTGAAGTATAAGATTTCCACTCCAACATGTTTATAAATACAAATTTCACCTATTAGCAGCAACCACAGCCAGTGTGCCTCTGTCCCAACTGAATACTTAAGTGTTGTGTTTGCTGCagaataaattaacaataaataaaatacaaataaaattgcttttacaaataaatgtagacATCATGGCAGGGTAAAATTATCCCATCTGTGTTTTCCCTGTACTAACTATTAcactggaagaaaaacaaatttcaTAGTGTTGGAAAATATTGATCAGGAGAAGCATaaacagaggagagaaagagccCACCAACATGGTAAACTGGCGGTAAAGAGAGCACTGACATGAGCATGGGTCCAAATAACAAGGCCAAAGGAGGAAAAGGACACAAGAGTGAAGTTGGCTTCCTGTTTGAGAGTCAAGGATAATATTTTGCAGCCAGTTCTCCATTTTTACACCACTCAAAGATGTGAAACTGGAGGTAGACATGAAATTAAAGGCTAAATCACAGgacagatacacaaattatttttcacttttgttaagactgagataaaaaataatctaattcaTCTGTAACTTTGTTTACTgtgcattttgtctcttttttgacaattttacaCTCAAAATATGAGTGTAGGTGGATGGAGAGTTTGTAACCATGACGGTACAAAAGCGATTATGATTTAAGAGGCAATTGATTATCAAcgtgatattattttattatcaacaTGATATCAATTTGGATATGAtgatataatttaaatataacattactgtCAGTACTGGTAAAATCACTAAACATTGGTAAAAATTTCTTTCAAAAAAATGATGAGCATGATCTACTGGTCTACATGcaaaaaaagcagtgaaattaCTATTCTTGCAATCAGAAAAATATTCTATATAGGGTTTCTTCTTAATCAACATTAAGGCCTTTACTATTTTGTCTGGAACCTGTTAAATAACTTTACATCGTGTAATACTGGAGaactggccaaaaaaatatgataccttcctttttttagtaactgcGGAGGATTTAGAAGCTAACtcataaaaaaggacaaaaattaaGGAATGCCATCCTTCCTTTGGCAGCACTGTGACGGGGGCACACCCCAGTCATACACATAAGACAGTCGCAGCTTCACTTCCTCCTTGCAGAGCCTGCCGTCACGCTGCAGAGTCTGGTGTTTTTCCAACATGTCCTCCAAGCTCTGCTTATGCGTCACCAAGTATTTGTTGTTGCAACCACGCGATTTATACTCTGTGTCAAAGCGTGGGTCATGCGTCCGCCGAACATCCACTGGTGCCAGCCAGGCGCCCAGTGACACATCCTCACTCTGCCAGGTCTTGAAGTAGCCTGTATTGATATGTACATAACGCACAAGGTCAGCTGAGAGGATGTAGCCTCCACCCAGCGCGTAGGGCAGGTAGTAGTCACAAAGCTCCCAAGAGCTTTCCCGCCACTTCCCAGCAGTCTTCACTCGCCCTCTCCCTGAGAAGAAGCCCCAGTAAAGCCGATTGGGCTCCTTCCCCTTCAGCTCCTCCTTTAGGAGGTCTAGGCGAGCAAAGGTGTCGTCATCCGCTTTGAGGACAAACTTGAACTCCACATTCTGGTCCAGCCAGGAGTACATGTGAAGCAACTTGAGCGTTAAATTCTCGTAAGAATCTCGCAGGTCAGGCAGTAAGAGCAAGTCCTTGTGCCGGCCTTGCTCTGTGTTAAGGTTCTGAAGGTCGTCATTGGAAAGTCCCTGGGTCCCCACCACAAACATAGCCAGCACATCAGAGTCCCGCTTGGCCAGCCAGGTGCTTCGGATGATACTCCTCCGCTCTGTGTACTTGGGTCCAGTTGTGATGAGGACCACGAGGAATGCTGACAAGTCTTTGGATGCGGAAGGGGGATGATGATGCTCTGGATGGGACTGGAGATCACTGGGACGAGGGGCAAGGCCGGGAGGATCCTGGTGGCCCTGTTTCAGGGTTTCTGAGGTACATTTGGCCAAGAAGACCAGAACTACAGCAAAGCTGCACACAGTGCCAATGACCAAGGCTGTCTTGTGGCGGCACACGAGACGTACCAGATTCATGGTGCTGGGAGGGGgacatacaaaaaaattaaggtTAATCATCTAAACAACACAGCCATACTTTCTGCAAGCATTATTAGAAAATGTGTAATGTCCAAAGAGTTTGACTTGCAACTGACAATtctgcagtttgtgtgtttctcaTGTGTAAAACACAACCTGAATAAGGGTGCCGTTATAATCACACAGCATTACATATTAGCTTCAGCTAGTGTATATAAGAGATGCTCAGATGTAAACACACATTCATGAGCACCAGAAAGGATTCTGTTTGAGTAATGAGTTTGTTTAtaatgagaatttttttttaaaaggttataGCTGCACCTTAAATTCCTGTGTTGTAAAGTGTGGTATTGAGGTTACCATTTTTGCATTTGGGTAACACATTTTGCCTCGAATACTTGTATAAGGGCAGCTATCGAACAAGTAAGCAAAGTCAGCTCAGCTGCTAAAGCTAAGAAGTTGAACTGTACATTGTATATACGTAGCGCACCAGTGTTggaaacaaggtttgttagTTACCTTAGCTGATTGAAAAGTACCTGTCCCACGAATGATACAGCCAGAGCGGGCCACAGACAGCAGCTTTAAAGGGCTAACGCTAGCTACCGAGATAAGACCCTCTGCGCACTTTGTAAGCTCACTCCACtgactgtaaacacacactggctgctCATATTGTACTACACAGGAAATGCAAACCACCACATTCAGCGGCGTCGGTCCAGCAGGTTACAATACGCAGGTTAAATCGGTCGGTGAGTAAGTTGAATTAGGTATAGCTgtattcattttgtcttttggtgtAAACCGAAGTCAGTGGTGTGTTGCAGTGACGGACCGGAAACGGAAGTGAAGCCCCCGAAAGAAGGAAATTAAGATAACACAAATTTAACATTTATactgacttttttaaaataacaattttattgtgaaaacaaACTGCATATCACCTACATGAGAGGAAACAGCCTATTAAGAatgggattttttgttgttgttgccatgagctttacacaaaaaaaacggAGCAGTGCAAAAActatgtatttttctttgttgaAAAGGGCATATTCTtaataattgaaaacatttgataaatgagAATAAAACGAGGATAGGATACAGTTTGAGGACAGCTGCTGACTGGAGCATGCGCGTTATCTCCAGTGTGTTGCAGTGTCAAGTTTGGTGTTAAACGGAACCATACCGGATGTAATCTTTTttaccttcacaataaaagcacagaagTAGACTGGGCattatttttactataataTGGGATAATAACAACCCTGGCAAGTTGCTGAAAAATGTTTCTGGTTGTACTGTGGACTATTCACAATCAAAATAATCCACCATGAATTAAATAATCAAGCATATGCACCAGTGTTTCAGTCAGTCCATTTTTGTGTGCAATGCATTATAGTGAACtaattcatgtgtgtttttatataagccattgtgtgtttcttgatataaagtgtgtatttttatgCCCCCCccttaacaataataaatacaattttagaaAAAGTTGAGATTGAGTACTGTCCCGTACAAGTGGTAATGGCAATACATCTCttgaatctttttatttttttataaatctaaATTCAAGAAATGTGAATGTGTGATGATTTATAAACGTCAATACTGTTTTCCGATAGGTTATGTCATTATCATAGACTGGTCATTATATATCATGGGGCTGCAGCTCTGCACCATAGACTCTCTGCACTGACTCATGAGTCGGTTCATCGGGGGTTGAggagcattttattttgaaatatacaAGCGGAAGTGTAATGTTTCATTGCGGATACATCGCTAACGGGTTGCATTAGCTAGAAAAATAATGGCCTAAGCTTGGTAATATACTAGTATGTCGTGTGTATTTAACTTAACATCCAAGAAGATAACATAGCAGAGCATGTAACCTCTCGGCTTGACATATTTGTCCACGACAGAAAGGCTTTGCTACGTTACTTTACCGGGCAGCTCGGTAGCTATCGGACGTTACCGTTGGGCGAAGACAGCGTTAAGCGATGTCACTGAAGAGAAGCAGCCGACATCCTCTACTCTCATGTCCAGCTTTGCTCGCCATCTTTCTGCTTATTTTGACTGTGCAGTTGGTGAAAGCAGCTTCTGAATATGACCCCTACAAAATCCTGGGTGTCAGCAGGAGTGCGAGTCAAGCAGAAATCAAAAAGGCATACAAGAACCTCGCCAAAGAATGGTGAGTGACTGACATCAGGTCCTCTGACGGTAATGGGAGGCCAGCAGGAGATCCCTGCTGCAGCAGATGAGACGCGTTCACTTTTCAGTGTACATTTGACACCTGAACTGGTGCTTGTCATCTTAACCCAGGGATGggaaacttaaatgctggagggggccacaatttttcatggacactaccacagggccacatataggaccgtgcactttaccagatatgatgaaactgcaatttcaaatatgtcaatatgtttacagtgcagtaacttaacatatttcatgctcaaatgcatgtataacagtataaataggaatacaaaagggttgaagcaaataaaaaataaccatttactgtgatttttttttccagtgaaagaacagcagaccaacattaattgcaagaagtcattttgtgcatttttacactggacttttaagatttcatgctcaaatgcatgtagttgtactgagggccacttcaagtgaggatgCAGGCCGTAtgcagcccccgggcctccagttgcccatccctgtcttAACCCATCACAAGCTAGTCTTAGCATTTTTAACCCTGTGTGACCCAGCAGTGATCAG
Coding sequences within:
- the b3galt6 gene encoding beta-1,3-galactosyltransferase 6 — protein: MNLVRLVCRHKTALVIGTVCSFAVVLVFLAKCTSETLKQGHQDPPGLAPRPSDLQSHPEHHHPPSASKDLSAFLVVLITTGPKYTERRSIIRSTWLAKRDSDVLAMFVVGTQGLSNDDLQNLNTEQGRHKDLLLLPDLRDSYENLTLKLLHMYSWLDQNVEFKFVLKADDDTFARLDLLKEELKGKEPNRLYWGFFSGRGRVKTAGKWRESSWELCDYYLPYALGGGYILSADLVRYVHINTGYFKTWQSEDVSLGAWLAPVDVRRTHDPRFDTEYKSRGCNNKYLVTHKQSLEDMLEKHQTLQRDGRLCKEEVKLRLSYVYDWGVPPSQCCQRKDGIP